From the Helianthus annuus cultivar XRQ/B chromosome 17, HanXRQr2.0-SUNRISE, whole genome shotgun sequence genome, the window aaaattataaataattagttacaattcatccatccacaacaaacttatgttttttttaagttttcttgacatatcttataaactatactgtttaaaaaaaaatccaaagatagcatgacgacctacacatttttgtcgagGTTTCGGTAGTTatcttgttcaatatcgacgcacggattaaaaggtacaagtcgatAATGCTTTAATGTACAAGTAGTTAATACATGTGATCTAATGTGTTTAATCTACAAAGATGTGCTCCAtctatgcaaacaaaaacaaaaagaattaaaagtatcgtaacataaaatgaagatattatgtgtcgcattttattttattaaaactgtcTAATATCTGTACTTacatatatcttataaaaacttaaaactaaccacaacaaacttcctaaataaaggggtgacaaatctaaaattaaaccctaatgcGCTTGTatagttactactataaatacataACAGGACACCCtatatctattgctaaacaaagttaaaaaaaatagatCCAGTTCTGAATTCAATTTTTGCGAAAAATCAAGCATGCGAAAATTCTAAGATCAGTTCTGTTATATCGCAACAGtaaataattgttttcttttatttacgtTTATGTGCatgttaacttatttgatttttcagattcagttgcatgatgaacatgccaatttaaacaacccgtttgtcgaacaagcttctaaggtatttttgttggtttttaagtattatttttgcgtatatctttcatattaacatgttcgttatgttattatatgtgtgttttattatAGGATGATGGTGAAACGActcatttaattttaataaattattactTTTAGAACTATAAAAAATCTTTCTAAATGTAATGACTAGAAGTGCTACTGATAATAATGATCCATAAAGAAATGCCCTACCTTTGAGTGCGGTTTGAACTATTGATTTACGTAATTGAACGATAACCCAGAAAGTCAAGGGAATGATTGGATAATTGGTTTATAGAAATCCTTCCTGGATAAGACCACATGTAAAAATAAGATTTCCAGAAATTGAAAAAGTAATCTTTCCTTTtattcattaaaagaaacatccCTTTTGAAGCAAGAATTGATTTTCCTTGATACCTAACATAATGCATGAAAAAATCTTTGAAGAACCATAAATTCGCTTGAAAAGTCCTGGCAAAGACTTCTGCAAGATGCTCTATTTTTCCATAGTGTTGATATTATTTCTTATATTGCAATGTTTAGTTCATACAAGTCTAATCTTTAACGTGAATTTAGTGAAGatgtaattttaaggtttatttaatatttttaacttttgtattcaaTTTTTGTACCTTTTAAGAATCAGAAGTTTGAGACTCAAAAGAAGAGATCCAAGAGACTCTCTTGAAAATAGAGTGAGGTTGTTAATTTAGATGATTCTGATGAGAATTACAAAGAAGATGAATTAGAAAATACTGCTGATTCAAGCACAAACCAGAAAAACCCGATTAAAAATACCTCGAGTATCATCAATTCAGAAGCGGAACAGATTTCATGTAGTTTAATATGAAATCTATCaagtgttttatgttttttttttcatttttagttgttatgtttgatctagacgtatgaataaattttattttgtatttgaactttattttttgtgctaataatttttattttttactttatttataaacacaacattttgtttttataacaaaatatttcttttataaacattttttgtaacaagtaatataaataaaatactccagaaacttacaatctttactagataaatACTAAAATGTGTTGCAattttttaggaattataagttcaacaatattgttatagataatattagtcagtttCAAAAGAATTCTTTACCAACCTGACTAGATACATGGTAaattgtgttgcatatttttagggattataaATTAAAAGTAGACttatatagataagattagttaggaactaaaaatctgaacttagtatgatataaagttaataaagatataaactcttaacatcctacatttttttataaaaaacagttcttgaaattttataaaaatataaatattttatatctgtaaaaaactgaaatttaacaatttaagttaaagctctaaaTGTACTTATGAGTCGAATACTATTTTTTTATTTctataaaaacgaaaattttaaacttaaagcgtattggatgagtactatgtggatatttaataaaagttatgaactttaaagaataaaattatactttataatttaaccaataaaataaaatactttacagttataacaacttatcttttattttttgtctttagattattaatttttataaaaaaaacaatattttttgtcttttgattattaatttttataaaaaaacaaaactttacatatgtgtaacacttatgacatatatccaccacaataatgttatcgTAATTATTATACTAAcaagaaaactaccagaaacgagtGTCGCAATGTAAAGTGTcgctcccgccgcatcgcgcgggcaccctactagttTTTAATAAAACGTGAACTTAGTTCCTACAGGAAGTATGATAACACACCTATTTTGTATTCGTGGTTTTTAAAAGATACAGAATCACATAATTTTAGCATAAAATTCAAAAGATTGAGGGTTGACGAAGTTTTCATAAGAGAGCGAGAGACAAAATGCAAATCAAGCACAGCCAAAACCTAAAAAATAGAAGCCATTAAAAATAAGATTCCAAGTTCCAGCTGATTTTGATTATGGTCACGCCGTCAAGATGATCGCATAATGCCATAATAGTTAATACATTTAcataagagttaaatgtcattttagtccctgtagtttggatcattttgtcagtttagtccaaatgtttgaAATGTtgttattttagtccaaatagttttaagCGTTGTCATtgtagtccactaggttaactccgtccattttttatgttagctagaaggataattcgatcattttatatggtcaaattgcccttctagttaacagaattacatttaaaatgaccaaaatgcccttctagttaacaaaataaagAGATGGAGTTAACTCAGAAAACTAAAATGAAAACGTttaaaactatttgaactaaatgCCAATGTTTCAAACCTTTGAAGTAAACTAACAAAATGACCCAATCTATAGGGACTAAAATAGCATTTACTCTTTACATAATGTATTGCTTTGTATGACATGTAGCATGCATGATATATATAATTCCATACATAGTTATGAGCATGATGCCTAGCCTATAATGTGATATAATAGTTTTGTGATTGTATTTTTATAAAGGGTTTGTACTTTTTTTAACTCACCTTGAGAGACCATCCGTAGCCTCTCCACTAGCCTCTCTTTATGCACTCTTACAGAACCTTGTAAACATGTGTGGGTATTTATAGGCCAAGACCCAGCTAACACCACGAAGAACTTACAGGGCCACGAAGGACTAAAGTCCCACAAAGAACCCATAATGCTTCGTGAAGTATGATTCTTCGTGAAGAAATAAAAAAAAGGATTCTTCGTGACATTTAGTTCATGAACAAACAAAGTTCAATTTATATTTGtaagtgacatcatcatgatgatgtcatctcGCATAATCTTCGTTCTTGTATCGCGAATGTCGGGTCGTACGACGGAGGAACGTCGTTGACTTCGGTCTCGAACCGAACTAAACTAAGCCGAGCCGAACCAAACTGAGCTGCATCCACACAAATATGCATCAACAGGGACACGTTTAAGGATAATTAATTAATTACCGGAGCAATTTATTCATCAAATTATGTTATCAAATAAGAAAAATAGGTTCCATTTCACTGGTCTCTTTTATTTTACCGAATTATCATGTCCCTCCATTAATTTACCTTCTTaagttttacccccccccccccaatcggATCTCGTGCATTACCAGAAGCCTTCCCTAAGGATCTCAAtgtaatatcataagcttttTATTACCCCAAGATTTGTTTCAATACCAGAAGCTTGTCACCGAATCTGGTTCAATACTAAAAAACTCTAGTAAAGTCTGGTTCAATACCAGAAGCTTACACCGAATCCGATTAGGGGGCCCAAAGCCGTATGCACACCTTAGTCAAGTTGAGTTAAGTTAAATTAATATGGTTAAATTAAGTGGTTAAGTTAATTTAGTTTCAAAGAGGTAATACAATCATGTCACAAAAGGTAATGAGAATTAGTAAAAGATAAACACATTAAATAAGATAAAGATACTATATTattttcattttatatataaaCCTAAAAACCAAACAACCCGACCCAAACTAACCCAAAGCAAATAACCCAAACCTGGCCAACCCGAACTCTAAATGGGTTAGTTATCGGGTTATTTTCCCAACTAACAACCCGAAACTCGAAAACAAAACCATATGAACACCCCCTACCGGTTTATTTATCCAAACATTCTAATATTCGAATTTGAAATAAAACTTTGACGtgtgctttcttttgaaaacatGATCTACTcacctaagagcattcacatctgTTCCCTTACATATTTGTGGAGATCCATCTACTCTTAATGGACACAAATAAGTTTTAAATCATTTTGGTGTTAAAAcatacatataaaataaaaatattcttATACTACATTGTATATTCAAAGCTAGTATTCTCTTCAAAACTTTGATTTTGAAGAGAAAAGGCAGAAGAAACTAATTTTAGCTATTTTCTTGAACTAAGCCTGGTAAACGTTGATACAAGAACACGCCTCTAGCTCCATGTAACCCAACTAGCGCCCCGACTTTGGGTAGGCTTAATTCCTAGACCGCAACAAGTATTTAACATAGGTGATCTATCCCAGAAAAAATAGGGTCACCGCAAAGAAGAGGATTCCAAAAATCATCATTGTCGGATCTTAACTTTGAGACCACCATTTTCAATATTTTAGTTATCACCAAATAGATAAAAGAGGATATAAAATAGAGTTTATAGGTATCAAACAAAAACAAACgagcctttttttttttttgttatgattTACGGTTTTTAAATAGTCGATGTTGGATTGTCATTTATGGTAGGTTTCAGTTGCTATTTGTATATCTTATTAGAGACAATATACCGACGGAAATACCCGTCCGAATAGGCCCTCACGGACATATGACTGGAAAATTTGGGTGGGAATCTTATCTGAAAATCACCCCTCGGAAATGGGACCTCGCCGACAAATAAGTGAATAGTTTGGACGAGAATCTTAACCTCATATCAACAACGTATTAACGACATACATGTCTTCAGTAGGGAGAGTCCCCACAAAAGACATTCACATCAGGACTTGCCTGTAGGCAAGGCAGGTTACACCACTCGAAAATCAGACTCCGTATGAACTTTGCAAATTCGCATGATACTAGTAAATGAGCCGCAGATTCATAATGAATAACCCGATACCATGCCAGTAGACCAAACGAACAGTTACTAGAGTCGGGTCAAAGAAAACAAATACAAGTAACAAATTATAAGTATACTTTGATCAAAGATGTTGGCCAAAAAGCCACTAAATGTAAATACGTGAATACAAATCAAAATCTATAACAGTTAACAtacaaagaaagaaagaaagtaagAAAGATGAGTTGtacccttcttcttcttctaagAGTACACAGCAGCACTCTCTTTATTTCCATATTCATCTCCCTcaacatcttcttcttcttcttcttcaacatATTCTTCTTCACCTTCTTCCATATTATAATCTTCTTCACCCTCCTCATACTCGTACTCGTTATCTCCATCTCGGTTTTCATCATAAGCTTCAAGCTCCTCATCAAGCAATGCATCTTCCTCAACCATACCAACTTCTTTTTCCACCTCACTCCCACCATAATTTACATTATTATTGCCCTCCAACGCTTTATCTTTATCGTTTTCTGCATCAAAATCGGCTGAAACAGCAGCAGGTATGGTCTCTATTTTCTTCTCATTATCAtcttttgtattattattattattattaacttcattattattattattattattattattggtatCGTTGCTAACCCCTCGTTTGCGCTTTAAAATCTCACTAAGGGATTTCGGTCCTTCAAATGACAATTCGTCCTCCATTTTTGGGTGTTTCCTTTTCCCCAAAGATTGTTCGTCGTTTGGTTGATGTTCGGTTCTAACACCTTTCAGTTCTGACAATCTTTTTGGTCCAGCAAACTTGCTGTCGGTTATTCGGTCTCCGAGGCGCGTCTGATTAAGAGACAGCGGTCTTCCAGGGGAGTACCTAGATATATGCCTTCTTTCGACGTCAATTTCCCTTTCTACCCTCGAGTTGTTTTCTTTAGTAGGAGAAACCGACCTCCCAGATCTACCCGGAATCTTTATTCTTCCTCTAAGCCTGCTACTAAGAGACCCCTGATCCAGGTGGTGACGGCTGTCCCTGTCCCTGTCCCTGTCACTGTCACGGTCCCTGTCCCTGTCCCTCCTCGGCATCCGGTCAGTGTGACTTTCACGATTACCAGCCGACCTCGAACCGTTGTCGATACCCCTACGTTGCTGTGATATACGGTGGCGTAAATCCGACTCGTTTTCACGGTCGTTTCTAGGATACGGCCGCTTTTCTGGATGGTCAATGCGATCAACATCAAAACGACCGTCGCGTTCATTATAATGGTCATAATCACGATGCTCATGGTACATATCTCGGTCAACATGGTCAATGTCATAATAGGGACGAGAATCTTCATGTTCATTATCCACGAGAACATCAAAACCAGGAGAAAGCTCTCTTGAATACTCATCGGCATCTTTCCCGCTAACAACTCTTTCATTGTTCGATGCATGATAACCATGATACGCACTACGGTTAGGTTGATTAGATGGTGGGTCGTTCATGACAGGTGGCAGAACCGCAGGAACCACACGAGCTGGCGGTGCTATCTTTTTATCAACAATAGTTCTGGTTGGAAGAGGTGGTTGCTTCGCCTGAGGAAGCCGAGACTCAACGGGCTTTTGAATGGTTACCTGTTGAGCCATCTTAGGAGGCTCGGTAACAAGGTTAGTGGGCCCGGGTTGCGTAGGTTTATTAATGACTGAATTTGGTGGGCCATGCAAGAAAGGGCATAAGTGTCCTTTTAAACAGTAACCTTTTTGAAAGAAGATACAGGGAACTCCTTGTTTGGGTGTAGCGTAAGGAGTGGCGTGTGGTGCAGGTGCTGGTGCAGGAGGTCCCATGGGAGTCGGAGCGTCAGATCCCACCAATCCATCAAGAGGCTGCAATAAACATATAGTGATTAGTCATCCACAACAATAAACCCAAAATGATCGATTAACATATAAAGGAGTAGGAATTGCCACATGTTGTATTGACCAACAAAAAGAGCAAGAATACTCACGGGGTGACGGAAAGCACATTTTGGATTTAAGCAGTTCCCGTTTAACCAGTACCAGCAATCTCTAGGGTTGACCCGTGCAATGTCGCTATGGCGGTACTCACACTCACTTCCCTGTAAATAAAATAATGGTAAATAAATACGATACCGCATTAGTTATAATAATGAATCTCCAAGTAACTAGATTTAACAGCTAAGTCAATTATAAATGAATGAGCATCCTGCACAATACTACAATAGTAAGAATAATCTCTTAGTGTTTGGGTCATTGGGAGCTACATGAACCCACACAAACTTTAGGCCTTCTTGCTTACAGGCATGGTCCCTAAGAAGATAATAGTTAGACACTTAAAAGTATGTAAGGTTAACTTTTTGTCCTCCTTATATGTAAGATAATATAGTACAGATGTATCCAATTACTTGTATTCGTCAAGATACGGTATGTAAACAATTTACACGTACAAATCACAAAGAGAAGAACGACAAAAATAGAAGCCTAAAAATAGATGCAGCTAACCGAAAGCATCAAGATATAACGATATCTTATCAATTCAACCTGTAATAACTAAACAAAACATGTCAAATAATAATCAAGCTTCGATCAAAAAAACCCCTAAAAAATTATCACTCTATTAACCAAACAGAACTACTATCAAGTTTTGTTAAATTTGTCACTTTAAAAGATTAAAACTTGCAACAAATTGAACAATCAAACCATTATCAAAGATTGATGATTTCTTCCTGCTTAttagcatggttgtaaaagtcccgcctaggctccgagtactcgctacaaggtaggctgccgagagGCACGAGTACTGttctcccaggccaattactccccgagtaatctccgcctaagccgagtacttcccgagtactcccgaatccgactagggagcgcctagcgacttttgcaaccatgcttATTAGTCCTCAGTCACCCATTGCTAAAAAGACTAATAAAACTAATATCTTTTATTCAAACTTACTTCTAAATCATTTGTCAAAATAACCCTATCACACATGCATAATACATCAAGTCTAACACAACCCACAAATTAATAAACCTAATTTCAAGATCCCCAAATCAAAAACATCAAAGATCTAATAAAACAACCAAAAAAACACAATCTGCCCTACCAGTATCAtgtaaattaaaataaaaataaaaaaagttacctTTTTGCAAGTTAAGGGTGAAGCAAGAAAGTAAACGCAATCAGTGTTTCTTTTCAGAACCTCATCTTCCTCCGATGTAGCTGTGTGAGCTGCCGAAGATTGATTAGCCAATTgaggagcttgttgttgttgttgatttgcTGTACCGCCAACCATGGTTGGGGTTTTGATTGAAGATTTGGGGATTATAGAGTTGTGATTCGAATAAGAAAGTGGAAATTGGGTGATTTTGATTGGTGGATCTAGGGTTTGTTCGATAACAATTGATGATTGTGGATCTAATCTTTAATTTGGGAATAGGAGAATGAAAGGGGGGAATTGGAGAGATGAAACCCTAAAAAAAGAGTTCTATGGTTCTTGCTGCAATCCTTTTATATTTATGATTTTGGCTTTTAGGGTGATCTATTTGTATTTTAATTGATTATTTTATTGgaaaactaggttataaccccgtgtattacacgggttaagtaaataaaaatcaaatagttaataacgaagatttaacaattataaaacgatatttttaaAACGCTTTTCTGATATCCAAACAAAATTTTGTGTTATGTACCCAATTTTTGTAAAATGCATGAAGAAGGCGTGTATCGATGAGGGAGTTGCAGGTGGTGAGGGTGAGGGTAAGGGTGGGGTGGGGCCACTTGAGTTAACTTtatcttttaatattttttaatatagTAAAGGCGTTAAACCagtgtaattttcaaaagttggggactatatgtattattttacaaaaccacaggaactatccgtgcattttactcaaaatttaataatttaaattaaataataattatctacaattaacaaattaaataataatttaaattaagtTACAAATTAAATTATGTGTGTATTTTATgacataattataacttaaaaagaaaaaatgacataagattttataatttaaatgtaaattgtattatatacatttgtgtttttttggTAAATTTTACCTTTAATATACTAATTTGCGGGGGAAAAGAAATCGGGTAATGAGTCGTGTTCAGGTCAACCCGTAAATATTCAGGTCTTGTTTGAGTTTATATGTATGACATGATTTTCGGGTATGGGTCGTGTTCAGGTTTttctaaaattttcgggttcgggtcaggttgaacccaccaacccgcgaatatgacccgtttaacacccctactttgtcaaaaaaaaaatgttatctTTGATGATCAGACGACACAAGAACTTACAAATTGTCAAATTTATAATGAATAAAAATATGTGgtttatatataaaaagaaaactaaataaaaaacaatGGGTCCAATGGGTCATAAGCAAATATGGCTCCTGTGTAGCCTTCTTCCGGTGGTTagaaaacaaattaaataaagaGTAAAAGTTGTATTTTAATTTAGagaaataaataataagatattttattaaactttatccgtaatttcttaaatgtttgaaacatattaaatttaataaattaaattaaataataattatatacaattaatgatggtctagaataatgacaagtgtccatatattggtttcttttattatatagtatagattaccAAAATGTCACTTTACCAACTCAACTTACCAAAATGTCATCCTCGTGCGTCCATGGGCGGACTCATCCGATATGGGAAGCGTTCGTCTGTAAAGTTGAAGAGTCCATGAATGAGGAGGTTACATGTGTCCAACAAAGGTGATGAGTTGGCAGCGAACTCTTCCGAAGAGTCCACCGACTCTTCCAAAGAGTCCATGAATTCTTCATTTTCTGACGAGttaaatgctcggatagtccttgtggtttacctttttttcacctttagtccctaattttctaaaattacagctatagtcctcaacttttcaattttcgttcccggatagtccctgtgcctaacatcagttagttttctcagttaagagggtgtgaaatgactagATTACCCCTGAGCACTAAAAAAATAAAGATGCCTACCCTCATTTTCTTCCtcccccctctctctctaaaacccacCACCATAGGCCAAGTAAAGCTATGTTAAATCTGAAACGATCACCAGATTGACAGATTAGGGTTCCAAAAGCTCTCTTTCGTTACACGAATCCTGTAAACATATATTAACCGAATCAATTTTGGATATCAAACTCCATTTTCTTCAAATCATATGTCATAGTAACATTTAAGTAATCTCTTACAGTTTAAACTCCTGCACAATCTCCTTAATCAAATTGATCAGTTTGCTTTCAATCAAGATGTTGAGGAAGTTGCAGACGTGTAGTTGCAGGACTCCTGATGACGTAATATCGTCGATTAGTTCGTGTTTGGTCTCAAGGcttactgtgacaactcgtaatttaaacccactttgtgtaacgttacgtgctcacgTGAAATATGTTGGTTGAATGTTATGTTTATCTTTATGTGAATGTATGATTATACAAGTGACCCGACCGCACAAGACTCTCGAACGCACAACACTTATTTGAACGCACAAGGCCAATTGGGCCGTATTCCATGTAACCGGAACCAATGGGCAGCCCattaggggtttcggcccactcctcttataCGTACATACACACAACCTTAGGAGGttgtttctcatttgttacacaatAACACAAGTTGCAACCCTAGCTCCTTTCTCTCTCAAATTGCCGGCAACACATCATATTACTTGAAGCTTTCTTGTTCGGGTCGTTACTTCTTTGCCTTCTAATCGGTTAGTTCTTGTGTCTATTGGTTGTATGATTGATGATGTTATGTTGTTATTATCGTTCTGTTATGCAATTGAACTAGAGTGTTATGCTAATAATATGGATGGTTAATAGATATTCTGTTCATAAGGATTGATGCTATACAAAAGTGGTATAATTGTATGATACAATCGGGTTGGGTGTATGTTTGCTAATCGGCTGCCATGGTTAATAATCGTAGTCAACGTGAAAGCTTACAATCTTGTGGTTCGAGTTGAATGATTATTATGTTTGTTCATGATTAAACCGGTTAGGATTCATAGGAAGTTCGTAATAAAAACCCTAGTTTGATCGATGATATGCTTGTTGGATGATGAGAAATATGTTAATTGATCGATTTGGAAACCGGTGTAACTGATAattgattgtgttaattgataacaaATTTGGAAACTATTGATTAGCAAGATTGATGCTTGTAACCGACTTGACATGATATTCGGAATTCAAAAACTAGTCGCACAAAGGCCTTGATCGTACAAGAGCCCAATCACACAAATCAGTCCAATCGCACTAGTCAGACTAATCGCACAAGAACTAGCGAGTCGCACAAGTTGTTGTGTTGTTGGGCCGGGCTGCCCAAACTCCCTGGTCGCACAAGGTCACACGTACAAGAGATCGCACAAGACACCTTGGTCAGTCGCACAAGGTGTCTCTGTCGCACAAAACACTCACAGTCGCACAAGGTTGCTGGACCGCACAAGTGTTATGTCTgctaactgttgggccgggtgtGTAGTTGGGCTGGGTTAgccggatcgcacaaccca encodes:
- the LOC110925925 gene encoding zinc finger CCCH domain-containing protein 17 gives rise to the protein MVGGTANQQQQQAPQLANQSSAAHTATSEEDEVLKRNTDCVYFLASPLTCKKGSECEYRHSDIARVNPRDCWYWLNGNCLNPKCAFRHPPLDGLVGSDAPTPMGPPAPAPAPHATPYATPKQGVPCIFFQKGYCLKGHLCPFLHGPPNSVINKPTQPGPTNLVTEPPKMAQQVTIQKPVESRLPQAKQPPLPTRTIVDKKIAPPARVVPAVLPPVMNDPPSNQPNRSAYHGYHASNNERVVSGKDADEYSRELSPGFDVLVDNEHEDSRPYYDIDHVDRDMYHEHRDYDHYNERDGRFDVDRIDHPEKRPYPRNDRENESDLRHRISQQRRGIDNGSRSAGNRESHTDRMPRRDRDRDRDSDRDRDRDSRHHLDQGSLSSRLRGRIKIPGRSGRSVSPTKENNSRVEREIDVERRHISRYSPGRPLSLNQTRLGDRITDSKFAGPKRLSELKGVRTEHQPNDEQSLGKRKHPKMEDELSFEGPKSLSEILKRKRGVSNDTNNNNNNNNNEVNNNNNNTKDDNEKKIETIPAAVSADFDAENDKDKALEGNNNVNYGGSEVEKEVGMVEEDALLDEELEAYDENRDGDNEYEYEEGEEDYNMEEGEEEYVEEEEEEDVEGDEYGNKESAAVYS